Genomic window (candidate division KSB1 bacterium):
GATATCCCGCGGCGCCACCTGCTGCACGGCCGCCTGCAGTGCCTTCGGGATGCGCCAGCCGCGGAGGAGGGTCACCGGATCGCCCTTGCCCAAGGGGCCGCTGGAAAAGATCCAGACCGGCAGGGCGCTAAGCTCACGCTCGTACTTCCGCACGAAGGCAGCGGCTTCCTTGCGCCACTGTCCGGCGTAGACCGCGCTGCCGATGACCGCCGCGCCAAAGGAGCTCAGGTCGCCAGCCTCACCTGCTGCGCGCACCTCGGCCTGCACTCCGGCATCTCGCAACACCTGTCCGATCTTCTCGGCGATCTCTTTGGTGGCCCCGTACTTGCTCCCATAGGTAACAAGCACTCGCATAGGCTCGCCTCCTGAGCAATGATGTGGCTCGCTTCTCGACGCTTGGTTGATCACTCCGTCCCTTCATCCCTGCCGTGCGGCCCCGGCACCACTTCCGAAGGCCTGACGCGGCTTGTGTCAGGGCGACAGGCCTACGCGTCATGCGCCGAGCGGCCCACCCATGGGTTGGCGCAGCACTGTCTTGAGCCTCTCTGGGGCGGTCCTTTGTGGGTCACTGAGGTAGATTTCGTGATGCTTCCCCCGTAGCCCATGGCCGCTTGCTCGGATAAAGTCGTGGAGCTTTGCTATCGTCGGCCCTTCCGCATCGTACGGGCCGAGATGCATGATCTGGGCGGCCAAGCCCTCGTGGTAGCACTCGAACCGCACCTGGTCCAAGGGAGGCAGGCCTTTCTTGTCCCTGACGACGCGGAGCGCTTCGGCCACCATGTCCGGGGTGACCCATTCTGGCTGCATGATCATTGCCGTCCACTGCCACAGGCTCTTGTCGGTCCACTGCGTGGGATCGGCTGTCCACCACAGGTCCTCCAAGGGCATCACACCGTAGTCGACGCCTTTCCCTTTCTTGGCCACAAACTTGAGTGTGTAGGACAGCGAGAAGAGTGCTTCCACGGCCTGCTGGTAGCCAGGGGAGACGTTGGGATCGCCGGCACCATCGATCATCAGAAAGTTGAGCGGCGGGACGTCGACGATGGCCACTTTGTGGGGCGAGGGATTGTAGAGGTGCGCGAGCTCTCTTTTTAGGTCAACTTTGCCCATGGCCGTATTCCTCCCGTCAGGGTGCGCAGCGGAAAAGCCTGGAACGCCAGCAAGACAACGCGCGGCGGCGGCAGGCAGTCGCTGCGTGCAGCGCGCGGCCGCCAGCGGAACAGCCCAGGTCGAAGCGGTCCCGCCTTGCTCAAGCCCGACTGCGGCCGAGCTGCCCGCCGAGCCATCCTCCGCCAACTGCCAAAGCGGCCCCTATCGCGGTCCACAGGTCGGGACCTGACGACAGGTCGATGATCAGGCCAACGATGGCCGTCAGCACGCCCACTGCCACGCCATTGTTGACTGCGGCCGGTCGCCCTTTGCGCGCCGCCAGCAGTCCTCCCAGCAGCGTGCCAACGCCCATCAAGATGGATGCCAGCCCAGGTGAGATCCTGGCGGCGAAGAGGTTGATCATCTGCTGATCTGGCGCTCCCCTGGCTTGGAACGCCAAGTGGAAAGCATACCCTGTAACCACTACACCCACGCCGACAATGACAATTGCCACGGCGATGACTACCCCCAGGAGCACCCACCCCCACTTGATTCCTGACAGCGGTCGTGACATGTTTAGCCCTCCTCGCTAAACATCCAGGCCCAATCGCCCTGTTCGCAACCTCGTACCCGACCGCCCACTGGCCGACCAGCGCGCGCGGCCACGCCCCGAGGCGAGTTCCTCTGGATGTGGCAGCGATGGCTGCCGGTCAATTTTCCCGGACAAGCGCAGCAGCCTCCTCCGACTGGGCAGCCCACCAGGGGAAAACTCGCGACTTGAGGGATGGCGCCGGGCACGGGCGCCAGCGACGCGAATCGACGCCGCAGCCACGTCGGAAGGTGCCAATGTGATGCAGGCGTCCCTTGGCCCATCAGGATTCGGCCGTGTGCTCTCTACCGCGCAGACTTTCTGGCTCCCACAGAACCGCCGCCGGCAGTCGGGCCGGCAAAGCGGAACGCGTCGATCCTCTCCCTGCAGATGGAATAGACCTCCATCCGGTTGGCGCGCGCCGGGAGGTAG
Coding sequences:
- a CDS encoding flavodoxin domain-containing protein, with translation MRVLVTYGSKYGATKEIAEKIGQVLRDAGVQAEVRAAGEAGDLSSFGAAVIGSAVYAGQWRKEAAAFVRKYERELSALPVWIFSSGPLGKGDPVTLLRGWRIPKALQAAVQQVAPRDIAVFHGALDESKLNRLERTILRLMKAQVGDFRDWEAIAAWAKSIAAALKGK
- a CDS encoding GyrI-like domain-containing protein — protein: MGKVDLKRELAHLYNPSPHKVAIVDVPPLNFLMIDGAGDPNVSPGYQQAVEALFSLSYTLKFVAKKGKGVDYGVMPLEDLWWTADPTQWTDKSLWQWTAMIMQPEWVTPDMVAEALRVVRDKKGLPPLDQVRFECYHEGLAAQIMHLGPYDAEGPTIAKLHDFIRASGHGLRGKHHEIYLSDPQRTAPERLKTVLRQPMGGPLGA